The Pseudanabaena sp. ABRG5-3 genome includes the window CCACGAATGCTGGCGGAGTCTAAGAAATTAGAAAAAGCCATCAAATTTAAGTTAACGGCATTGAGCATTAATTCCACAGACATTAATACGCGCACTGCGTTACGGCTAGTAATTAAGCCATAAATGCCAATGCAGAACAGAGCCGCAGCAATAATTAAAAAAGGTTCTAAAGTCATATCTGTTTACTATTAATTGCAATTAGAGGATTGATGATTTATTTAGAAGCTACAAGTTGTTCCTTGGGCTTTTCTAACAATTCGAGAGATTCCTCAGAATCTGCCTGAGATTTCACGCTATCGGGAATAAACTCACGACGGGCAAGCACGATCGCACCAATTAGGGCAACTAATAACAATACTGAAGCTAATTCAAAGGGTAATAGATAGTCACTAAAGAAATGTTGACCAATAACTACCATTGTTGAGGGAAGTTTGGCGATCGTCGGAGTAATCGCCCAGTTAGTCGAAGTAACTGTTACTCCTAAAAGTGCAAACAAGCCCAAACAAACAACGCCTGTGACGACACTGCGTAAAGCTCCATACTTCACATCTTGGTAATCTTGGCGCTTATTGACCAACATGATCGCAAACAGGATCAAGATATTGACCGCCCCAACATAGATTAAAACCTGCGCTGCCGCTACAAAATCAGCATTGAGCAACAAATATAGCCCTGCCACGCTGATAAAAGTAGCACCGAGTAAAAATGCCGCGTAAACGATATTTTGCAATAGCACCACACCCATTGCCGAAGCGGTTAGCATGGCAGCTAGCACCACTAAAGATACGGTTTGTGAACCGTCACCTAAACCAATATTGTTCATTCTAAATTTCCTTTATTAGTCCTAATCTTAAAAACTAATTAGTAAAGAGGCTAAGCCTCTTTACTAATTTAGTTATTTTGCTTCCGAAGCCGCTTCAGCAATTTCTTCAGGGCGGAGACCTGCACGTTTCGCAGTATGTGGTACTTCATGTCCCTCGATCACACCCTTAGGCAGATAAGCCAATTCGCGAATTGGAGTTACCAAAGGATCGTCTGTTACCTTGGTGGGCATCCGTCCGAGGGCGACGCTATCAAAGTTCAATTCATGGCGATCGAAGGTAGACAAGTCGTATTCTTCGGTCATTGATAGGGCATTGGTGGGGCAGTATTCCACGCAGTTACCACAGAAAATACATACTCCAAAGTCAATACTGTAGCTCTTGAGTTCTTTTTTCTTGATCTCTGTATTAAATTTCCAATCGACTACAGGCAAGTTAATCGGACATACGCGCACGCAGACTTCGCAGGAAATGCACTTATCAAATTCAAAGTGAATCCGTCCACGAAAGCGCTCAGAAGGAATCAATTTTTCGTAAGGATACTGGACTGTAATCGGGCGACGACGCATATGGTCAAAAGTTACCGACATCCCTTGTCCGATATATTTCGCCGCTTGTACTGCTTCTTTGGTGTATTCACCAACTTTATTCAGAAATTTCAGCATGGTGTTTTGATTGTTGTAGAAAATTTTGAATTAGAGCTTTTAGCTTTTAGCTGTTAGCTATTGGCTTTTAGCTTTTGGGATTAGGTATAGAGCAGTCAACAATCTAAATGTCAACTGGTAGCAAAAGCTAAGCGCTAACAGCTAATAGCTAACAGCTAATAGCTATCCGCCAAACGCAAAGGGAAAAGCTAGTTTCAATGCTGCGGTAATTAGTAAATTTGCTAAACCAATGGGCAAGAGGAATTTCCAACCTAGATCTAGCAATTGGTCGATGCGAACGCGAGGAACTGTCCAACGCAAGAGGATCGCAAAGAAAATGAAGGCGTAGGTCTTGACAAGGGTTGAAGTTAAACCAATGAAAGCGGCAATAACTT containing:
- the ndhI gene encoding NAD(P)H-quinone oxidoreductase subunit I; the encoded protein is MKFLNKVGEYTKEAVQAAKYIGQGMSVTFDHMRRRPITVQYPYEKLIPSERFRGRIHFEFDKCISCEVCVRVCPINLPVVDWKFNTEIKKKELKSYSIDFGVCIFCGNCVEYCPTNALSMTEEYDLSTFDRHELNFDSVALGRMPTKVTDDPLVTPIRELAYLPKGVIEGHEVPHTAKRAGLRPEEIAEAASEAK
- the nuoK gene encoding NADH-quinone oxidoreductase subunit NuoK translates to MTLEPFLIIAAALFCIGIYGLITSRNAVRVLMSVELMLNAVNLNLMAFSNFLDSASIRGQVFTIFVISIAAAEAAVGLAIVLSIYRSRDTVDMEQFNLLRW
- a CDS encoding NADH-quinone oxidoreductase subunit J — encoded protein: MNNIGLGDGSQTVSLVVLAAMLTASAMGVVLLQNIVYAAFLLGATFISVAGLYLLLNADFVAAAQVLIYVGAVNILILFAIMLVNKRQDYQDVKYGALRSVVTGVVCLGLFALLGVTVTSTNWAITPTIAKLPSTMVVIGQHFFSDYLLPFELASVLLLVALIGAIVLARREFIPDSVKSQADSEESLELLEKPKEQLVASK